From Terriglobales bacterium, one genomic window encodes:
- a CDS encoding dihydrofolate reductase family protein, which translates to MSKLRVHCFSISIDGYGAGPNQTRDIPLGVGGEDLHNWMIPTRTFKSMCRQEGGTTGVDDDYVRRGFENIGAWILGRNMFGPVRGPWPDDAWKGWWGKNPPYHVPVFVLTHHARNPIEMEGGTTFHFVTEGIEEALNRAKDAAGSKDVRLGGGVETIRQYLRARLVDEMHLALSPVLLGSGEHLLCGLDLLALGYKLSGHVATDAAQHVVLSRTMKR; encoded by the coding sequence ATGAGCAAGCTGCGTGTTCACTGCTTTTCGATCTCCATTGACGGATACGGTGCAGGTCCCAACCAGACCCGAGATATTCCTCTCGGCGTCGGAGGCGAAGATCTCCACAATTGGATGATTCCGACGCGCACGTTCAAATCGATGTGTCGCCAGGAAGGAGGCACCACCGGCGTCGACGACGACTACGTGCGACGAGGCTTTGAGAATATCGGTGCTTGGATCCTGGGCCGCAACATGTTCGGGCCGGTCCGTGGTCCCTGGCCTGATGATGCCTGGAAAGGTTGGTGGGGGAAGAACCCGCCATACCACGTGCCGGTTTTCGTTCTGACGCATCACGCCCGAAACCCAATTGAGATGGAAGGCGGAACGACGTTCCACTTCGTGACCGAGGGTATTGAAGAAGCGCTAAATCGCGCGAAGGACGCGGCGGGATCAAAGGACGTTCGCCTGGGAGGTGGCGTGGAGACCATTCGCCAGTATCTTCGCGCAAGGCTTGTGGACGAGATGCACCTGGCACTGTCGCCCGTTTTGCTCGGCTCGGGCGAGCATTTGCTATGTGGACTTGACCTTCTTGCTCTCGGATATAAGCTCTCCGGGCATGTTGCGACGGACGCGGCACAGCACGTCGTTCTTTCACGTACCATGAAGCGCTGA
- a CDS encoding alpha/beta fold hydrolase, which produces MLLRGQGENQSKLTVIRRSVFCFLMVVSILAPSLAAEIKRKDFAITGGAGQLHIREVRNAEAKGIRNILLVHGGGPGGIPSFDQPAPGYSLAEDLARKGYRVFVMDVRGWGSSSRPPEMDLPAERGVPLVSTKEAADDIATVVAWIFSRTHRKVAVMGWASGGHWACAYASREPKDLSHLILLNSLYADSAPWDLRSSLQDKNDPEQFDRHAGSYRLADRNSLLRRWDASIPGPDKTIWREPSVAEAYVRLTLESDPTSSRRNPPSVRIPIGYLHDAFDLSLGRSLFNAARIRVPTLGIRGELDFWSRSADLDALRRDLANARGVTTVTIPGGTHYLFLDRPNRGRTRFLDEVEKFLH; this is translated from the coding sequence TTGTTGCTACGAGGGCAAGGTGAAAACCAATCCAAACTCACCGTCATCCGCAGATCGGTGTTTTGCTTCCTGATGGTTGTGTCGATTCTTGCTCCCTCTCTTGCCGCTGAAATTAAGCGGAAGGATTTTGCCATTACAGGCGGAGCAGGGCAGTTACATATACGAGAAGTTCGCAATGCCGAAGCGAAGGGCATCAGAAATATCCTCCTTGTGCACGGCGGCGGGCCAGGTGGTATTCCTTCTTTCGATCAACCGGCTCCCGGCTATTCGCTTGCCGAGGATCTTGCTCGCAAAGGTTACCGAGTTTTCGTTATGGACGTCCGCGGCTGGGGCAGTTCCAGCCGGCCCCCCGAAATGGATCTGCCGGCAGAGCGCGGTGTTCCGTTGGTTTCTACAAAAGAAGCTGCAGACGACATCGCCACGGTCGTGGCCTGGATCTTCAGCCGTACTCATCGAAAGGTCGCAGTCATGGGGTGGGCGAGCGGCGGGCATTGGGCTTGCGCATATGCGAGCCGCGAGCCGAAAGATCTGAGCCACCTCATCCTGCTGAATAGTCTTTATGCTGATTCTGCGCCATGGGACTTGCGCAGTTCTTTGCAAGACAAGAACGATCCGGAGCAGTTTGATCGCCATGCCGGCAGCTATCGGCTCGCAGATCGAAATTCTCTATTGCGACGATGGGATGCATCGATTCCCGGACCGGATAAAACGATATGGCGCGAGCCGTCTGTCGCTGAAGCCTATGTTCGGCTGACTTTAGAATCTGATCCGACCTCATCGCGCCGGAACCCTCCTAGCGTGCGAATTCCGATTGGATACCTGCACGACGCCTTCGATCTATCGCTTGGCCGATCACTATTTAATGCCGCTCGCATTCGCGTGCCCACCTTGGGGATTCGAGGAGAACTGGATTTCTGGTCACGCTCTGCAGATCTAGATGCACTCCGCAGAGATCTTGCCAATGCTCGAGGAGTAACCACAGTGACCATTCCCGGTGGCACGCATTACTTGTTCCTAGATCGTCCGAATCGGGGCAGAACCCGGTTCCTCGATGAAGTAGAGAAGTTCTTGCACTGA
- a CDS encoding DUF1629 domain-containing protein: MTVTVHKFQVVEGQEWIYPVDESYFQVFFAMDGSTIPDWIPPVMKSDRLERTYSDFPWLGEYAPVLRKPAIEALGPVLRKYGQLLPLRGEEVWLFNATTVLDALDYGQSEIAYYANGDILEIESHVFKRDRIGTTEIFKLPLRSSSVYVTNIFVERVRSAGLRGVSFNPLWTSGTE; this comes from the coding sequence ATGACAGTTACGGTCCATAAATTCCAAGTAGTTGAGGGCCAAGAGTGGATCTATCCGGTCGACGAAAGTTATTTCCAGGTTTTCTTTGCGATGGACGGGAGTACTATCCCAGACTGGATTCCGCCAGTCATGAAGTCGGATAGATTGGAGAGGACGTATTCTGATTTCCCGTGGCTGGGCGAGTACGCGCCAGTGTTGCGCAAACCCGCTATCGAAGCATTAGGTCCGGTCTTAAGAAAATATGGACAGCTTCTACCGTTACGAGGGGAAGAGGTTTGGCTATTTAACGCAACGACGGTTCTCGATGCGCTCGATTACGGACAGTCCGAGATCGCATACTACGCCAATGGGGACATCCTTGAGATCGAGAGCCACGTTTTCAAGCGAGACAGGATAGGAACGACGGAGATTTTCAAGCTTCCGCTGAGGTCGTCGTCCGTTTACGTAACCAATATTTTCGTTGAGCGTGTTCGAAGCGCAGGGCTCCGTGGCGTCTCGTTCAACCCATTGTGGACATCCGGAACCGAATAA
- a CDS encoding DUF4861 family protein, which yields MKTALGIWMLLVCHVSWAEDHTKVIKLAVSNPGAVARPAANVVVRVQDLRKVATDFNLGAFIVTVSDASTLIEDAKAPVATEVPSQADDLDGDDRADEIAFQIPLQPGQTRIVSIAYGNPYAFSLIKSAYSARAHTKFSRHYEGLGWESDLVGWRLYFDPRNAIDLFGKYRSGLVLDQFSTDGYDYHSEAKAGRDIYKIGNSLGIGSVGAQVNGKIVKVADVKARNWRIVADGPVRAIAEMTYTGWRVAGRTVDLTSKVTIWAGERGFEHEIVAKNADGLELVTGLPRKPEAQLTELKSQPSVRMLATWGTQVLRPGATATEALPGQNLGLLIALESERGGAADTTADDHLVPLKLQQGVARWYVAAAWDHENSEPILVTATKPADKYGNGTRVLPGMQIASLTAFQSYAEAVADVIAKPTKVDLLTSSAAVQSAPPDTLVPSEHKTWSQAINLMRTAVDRNAMKFEPTLSQTPFKQFGEGTGFFELGDGNTGEWAPTASKGLNWTAGFWTGELWKLYERTRDEKYRRWAEKWGAAFLGPELTEQHDVGFLNYYSSIFGYKITKNLKYREGGLKAAERLKQLYNPRTELVAAWEVGGDDSIIDTMMNIQLFWWAARETGDSSWRDLGLKHARKTARWMVRPDGSIVQSVHYNPTDRDIEIKDAIVNGKPLVVSPGQISFKHTHQGFSADTSWSRGTAWGLYGFSVAYEETKDPELRATAERIADFILSRLPEDGVPWYDFMDEGVHFRTRDTSAAALIAGGLLRLSRVEPDETRAVRYRKECERITQSIIDRYLTPVGSHDSTPPGVLRHGSAWRPNDGMLIYGDYYLLEALLELDSEQAKQQGASRK from the coding sequence GTGAAGACAGCTTTGGGCATATGGATGCTTCTGGTTTGTCACGTTTCCTGGGCTGAGGACCACACCAAGGTCATTAAGCTCGCGGTATCGAATCCGGGTGCCGTGGCCCGTCCGGCAGCGAACGTAGTGGTCAGAGTGCAGGATCTGCGTAAGGTTGCGACAGATTTCAATCTGGGTGCGTTCATCGTGACCGTGTCGGACGCTTCGACTCTGATTGAGGATGCGAAGGCTCCGGTAGCAACGGAAGTTCCATCGCAGGCGGACGATCTAGATGGTGACGATCGAGCAGATGAAATCGCCTTCCAGATTCCGCTTCAGCCGGGGCAGACGCGAATCGTCAGTATTGCCTACGGTAACCCATACGCATTCAGCCTGATTAAGTCCGCGTACTCCGCGCGAGCGCATACAAAATTCTCGCGACATTATGAGGGGCTGGGCTGGGAGTCGGACCTCGTTGGATGGCGGCTTTATTTCGATCCGCGCAACGCGATAGACCTCTTCGGAAAGTATCGGAGCGGACTAGTGCTGGACCAGTTCTCGACGGATGGATATGACTACCACAGCGAGGCAAAAGCCGGGCGCGACATTTATAAGATTGGGAATTCCCTGGGGATTGGCTCTGTCGGGGCGCAGGTAAACGGAAAGATCGTCAAAGTGGCGGACGTGAAGGCCCGCAACTGGAGAATAGTGGCGGATGGTCCGGTGCGCGCGATTGCGGAAATGACTTACACGGGTTGGCGAGTCGCGGGCCGCACGGTTGATCTAACGAGCAAGGTTACGATCTGGGCGGGTGAACGCGGCTTTGAACATGAAATCGTCGCAAAGAATGCCGACGGCCTGGAACTGGTGACCGGACTACCAAGAAAGCCTGAGGCGCAACTCACTGAACTGAAATCGCAGCCGAGCGTCCGAATGCTGGCGACTTGGGGAACTCAGGTTCTGCGTCCGGGTGCAACTGCAACAGAAGCTCTGCCGGGCCAGAATCTTGGCTTGTTGATTGCGCTCGAATCTGAGCGTGGTGGCGCGGCTGATACCACTGCCGATGATCATCTCGTTCCCCTAAAACTTCAGCAGGGCGTTGCCCGATGGTATGTCGCTGCGGCTTGGGATCACGAGAACTCCGAGCCGATTTTGGTGACCGCGACGAAGCCCGCTGACAAGTACGGAAATGGCACACGTGTGCTTCCCGGCATGCAGATTGCGTCGCTGACTGCCTTTCAGTCTTATGCGGAAGCCGTTGCCGACGTGATCGCTAAACCAACGAAGGTGGACCTCCTCACGAGTTCTGCCGCTGTCCAATCAGCACCACCGGACACACTTGTTCCTTCCGAACATAAAACCTGGTCGCAGGCAATCAATCTCATGCGCACTGCGGTTGATCGCAACGCGATGAAGTTTGAACCGACTCTTTCTCAGACTCCATTCAAGCAGTTTGGAGAAGGTACGGGGTTCTTTGAACTGGGCGATGGCAACACGGGTGAATGGGCTCCCACAGCTTCGAAAGGACTCAACTGGACGGCCGGTTTTTGGACAGGTGAGCTATGGAAGCTGTACGAGCGAACGAGAGACGAAAAATATCGCCGCTGGGCTGAAAAGTGGGGTGCCGCATTTCTGGGCCCCGAGTTGACTGAGCAGCACGATGTAGGATTCCTCAACTATTACAGTTCGATTTTCGGATACAAGATCACGAAAAACCTAAAGTACAGGGAAGGCGGTTTGAAGGCGGCTGAGCGTCTGAAGCAACTCTACAATCCAAGAACCGAACTGGTTGCTGCCTGGGAAGTGGGCGGAGATGACAGCATCATCGACACGATGATGAACATCCAGCTCTTTTGGTGGGCGGCGAGGGAGACGGGCGATTCAAGTTGGCGTGATCTAGGCCTGAAACACGCTCGCAAAACCGCTCGCTGGATGGTTCGGCCTGATGGTTCGATTGTTCAGTCAGTCCACTACAATCCCACCGACCGCGATATCGAAATCAAAGACGCCATCGTCAACGGAAAGCCGCTCGTGGTTTCGCCTGGGCAGATTAGCTTTAAACACACCCATCAAGGCTTTTCTGCCGATACATCATGGAGTCGCGGCACAGCATGGGGACTCTATGGTTTCTCGGTTGCGTATGAAGAGACGAAGGATCCTGAACTGAGAGCAACGGCGGAAAGAATTGCAGACTTCATTCTATCGCGACTTCCCGAAGACGGCGTTCCCTGGTACGACTTCATGGACGAGGGTGTTCACTTCCGAACGAGGGATACCAGTGCAGCAGCCTTAATCGCTGGAGGTCTGTTGCGTCTGTCCAGAGTCGAACCCGATGAAACTCGTGCTGTGCGGTATCGAAAGGAATGCGAGCGCATCACGCAATCGATAATCGACCGCTATCTGACGCCGGTCGGAAGTCATGACTCGACACCGCCGGGAGTTCTGCGACATGGATCCGCGTGGCGTCCAAATGATGGCATGCTCATCTACGGCGATTATTACCTGTTGGAGGCACTGCTGGAACTGGATTCCGAGCAGGCGAAGCAACAAGGCGCATCGCGGAAGTAA
- a CDS encoding polysaccharide lyase 8 family protein — protein sequence MKKLISLLLTQCLCFVSFFVPATTTAAALPDLSGSALTLLRKRYVNSVLPAEPDQIEALKRLSARYAGALRVNGSWSDIDYGKAERSGWSVADHLNRALVMAKAARVYRNAGRPDVALEAKVIQSLQHWTDHDYRNPNWWWNDIGVPQLAGEVALLMLPQLPPEQASKVVAIMKRSNWRTWTGANLTWGVGIQTVRGCIEDDPKIVAEAYRRMYEEIKVVSPAEEGIQPDYSFHQHGAQLYSGGYGLAYANEVGRFIAFAWGTPFQISAEKMAIYSAYVLDGIQWMVRGNIIDYSTVGREITRQGKVVASADWTRGPISPVGAAYGLENVLLLMGAQPTPRQSEFQSFAARIRSQAAAPEFHGNKQFWSSDFMTHRRTAFYTSVKMLSSRMQNGELVNGEGKRSQHLSDGVNFLYRSGHEYKDIFPVWDWTKLPGTTAIQGTLETGEESAISTRGKYAFVGGVSDGSYGMAAMEFGRGKLTWKKSWFFFDDGFLCLGTAIRLEGDAEHSVATDVNQTRLAGDVLTSESEHAVPAGIHSYGTSEVDWVHHDDVGYVFGKGSRVSLSIGSQTGQWSDIGSGSERPITLPVFNLWIDHGYAPEDGAYQYIVLPGASVRQTAALAQKPAIHVLSNNRQIQGAWNDSTRLAMLAFYEPGTLLTPIGQISVDQACLLMVRNTAEGWSITAANPENKRLMVKVQIDSTVRTIELPDGDLAGSSVTALLRRN from the coding sequence ATGAAGAAGCTCATTTCGCTGTTACTGACGCAGTGCCTGTGCTTCGTTTCATTCTTCGTCCCGGCCACAACGACTGCTGCGGCATTGCCCGATCTTTCAGGGTCGGCACTCACGCTTCTCCGCAAGCGGTATGTCAATTCCGTACTACCCGCTGAGCCTGACCAGATAGAGGCACTGAAGAGGCTGAGTGCACGGTATGCGGGAGCACTTCGTGTAAACGGCAGTTGGTCCGACATTGATTATGGAAAGGCTGAACGATCGGGATGGAGCGTTGCGGATCATCTTAACCGCGCTCTGGTGATGGCGAAGGCGGCACGGGTATACCGCAATGCAGGGCGGCCTGATGTCGCGCTGGAAGCGAAGGTAATCCAGAGTCTCCAGCATTGGACCGATCACGATTACCGTAATCCCAATTGGTGGTGGAACGACATCGGCGTGCCGCAGTTGGCCGGGGAAGTCGCATTGCTGATGTTGCCCCAACTACCTCCTGAGCAGGCGTCGAAGGTGGTTGCGATTATGAAGCGCAGCAACTGGAGAACGTGGACGGGAGCAAACCTTACCTGGGGTGTCGGAATACAGACTGTTCGCGGCTGTATTGAAGATGATCCGAAGATAGTAGCCGAAGCTTACCGGCGAATGTACGAGGAGATCAAGGTGGTCAGCCCTGCGGAAGAGGGCATTCAACCGGACTACTCGTTTCACCAGCATGGTGCGCAACTGTACAGCGGAGGGTACGGCCTGGCGTATGCAAATGAGGTCGGCCGCTTCATCGCGTTCGCGTGGGGGACACCGTTCCAGATCTCTGCGGAAAAAATGGCCATCTACAGTGCCTACGTCCTTGATGGCATTCAGTGGATGGTGCGGGGCAACATCATCGATTACAGCACAGTCGGCCGAGAGATTACGCGGCAAGGAAAGGTAGTTGCATCGGCTGATTGGACAAGGGGTCCGATCTCACCGGTTGGTGCGGCTTATGGCCTGGAGAACGTTCTGCTTCTGATGGGAGCGCAGCCGACACCACGGCAGAGCGAGTTCCAGTCTTTTGCCGCTCGCATCCGGAGCCAAGCCGCTGCACCAGAATTTCATGGCAACAAGCAATTCTGGTCCTCTGACTTCATGACGCATCGGAGGACGGCGTTCTATACCTCCGTGAAAATGCTTTCGTCTCGAATGCAGAATGGAGAACTGGTCAACGGAGAAGGAAAGAGGTCTCAGCATTTATCCGATGGAGTCAATTTTCTGTACCGCTCCGGACATGAATACAAAGACATCTTCCCAGTGTGGGATTGGACCAAGCTCCCCGGAACCACGGCAATTCAGGGCACGCTGGAGACCGGTGAAGAAAGCGCCATTAGCACGCGCGGTAAGTATGCGTTCGTTGGTGGCGTCTCCGACGGCAGTTACGGTATGGCCGCCATGGAATTCGGACGGGGCAAATTGACGTGGAAGAAATCGTGGTTCTTCTTCGATGACGGCTTTCTGTGTCTAGGCACCGCGATCAGGCTGGAGGGTGACGCTGAGCATAGTGTTGCAACTGACGTAAATCAAACTCGTCTTGCAGGCGATGTGCTCACGAGCGAGTCGGAACATGCCGTGCCAGCAGGAATCCACTCGTATGGCACCAGTGAAGTTGATTGGGTCCACCACGACGATGTCGGCTACGTGTTTGGTAAGGGAAGCCGAGTGTCGTTGTCCATCGGCTCGCAAACGGGTCAGTGGTCAGATATTGGCAGCGGGTCGGAGCGGCCGATCACTTTGCCTGTGTTCAACCTTTGGATCGATCACGGCTACGCACCCGAAGACGGCGCTTATCAGTACATTGTGCTTCCTGGAGCATCAGTCAGACAGACTGCGGCACTTGCCCAGAAGCCTGCTATCCATGTGCTTTCGAACAACCGACAAATTCAAGGCGCCTGGAACGACAGTACCAGGCTGGCGATGCTGGCGTTTTATGAACCAGGCACTCTGCTGACACCGATTGGACAAATCAGTGTCGACCAGGCCTGTCTGCTGATGGTTAGGAACACTGCGGAAGGTTGGAGCATTACGGCAGCGAATCCGGAGAATAAGCGGCTGATGGTCAAAGTCCAGATCGACAGTACCGTGCGAACAATAGAGTTACCGGACGGAGATCTCGCTGGATCAAGCGTCACCGCATTACTGCGGAGGAACTAA